The Vidua chalybeata isolate OUT-0048 chromosome 9, bVidCha1 merged haplotype, whole genome shotgun sequence genomic sequence gcttaaaaaaaagaagtgtttgcAGTAGCAAACAAGAAATCCCCACAGCAGTGTGGCCTGTATGTGTTGCAGGATCTCCTCATGCTGCCAGGGTAAGATTTCCTATTAGCATCAACTGCACTCAGAATTGAGGACCTTGCCACTGGTGTGACAGGGTGATGAGAAGCTCCACACCCCCACAGCACTTCAGAGAGATTTTAGTCCCCAACTAAACCTATGGGAACGACTCACGTGCCTGAAGAATGGCAAATGATGAGCTCTTTCAGAAATGAAGCCCTGCAAGTTGCTAAATGGTCTGTGGTCTAAAGACACAGCTCATACAGCTCACTCGTCCAAAGTAAGATTAATTGGAGTGAATGAAACAGTCTCTGGCAGCATCTGACCACTGAAGAATGGATAAACATGAGCCATGTTAACCTTGGCCCCTTgactcctgcagcagcaaagtcAGACTTCAGTATTAATTTGGTGAAGTAGATTAATGTAAACGTCCTTCGATAACACTGTCTTTAAATAAGCTGGGAAAGCAATAACCCACACGAATGATACCAAATCCCATTCTGGCATGGCAATCACaagtgttcaagaaacagaATTAACTTTCTGAAGGCTGGGCATGCAAGATATACTGTATTTGCTCTTCCCTCCATTAGAAGCTATGGAAATAACAGACTGCTCGATGTGTGCTCACTCAGTGTCACTCTCTAGCAGCTTGGCATGTCTTTAGAACCATATTCCTCTTTGTGTCACAAGCCACAGTGATTCTGCAAATAGGTGTTATACTTGTAATTcaagacaggaaagaaaaattttttaTCTGGCCAAATTGATGCAAGTTTGCCATGTTCTCTACCAATAACAGGTGAATTTATCCACTCACATTTATCATAAGCAAAATTAAGTACAATTGTTTTGTGCTGTATGACATTTAAATGTGAGAGCCCTTTTCCCAACACTGAGCATAAATTCAGAGTTAGATGGTGGTCTCTCTAAACCACCTGGTCTTTGAAGTGAAGCTGGCCAGAAATTTTTGAAGTCTTTCAGAAGGAAGAGGGTGAAgttttgtactttatttttctctgtgttgtatgtgtgtgtgtatagttgtgaggttttttaaagcatattttattgaaaaattgctgaaaaagaagttttggcaattttaaaattattgccttcttgctattttttttcctttgaccAAGTAAAATAAGGTGTTTTGAAAAGTTTGAAACATAAATTAAGATTCCTCCAATCAAACCTTTCAACTAATCCAAGGCACTTCTGATACCACATATTTTCAAGGtaataaacaaatattaaagATTCCAATCTGTAGTTTagttcagaaaaagaaaaatattttcaaaggagaagaaagcaatCTCACTCCCAGATTTACTTTGAAGTCTCTTCTCCATTTCTTGATTCAAACAACATGCACTAGtggaaacagaatttaaaagccactcagaagaagaaaagcaatatCAGATCTTTAGCATGTAAAGGCACCCAAGTTCCTGTCAGCCCTTTTGCCACAGCAAACCCAACAGCACTAAAAACATCCATGGTTGTTGTGGCTGAGGTTGACAAACGGAGGGGTGACATAAAATCCAACCACAGAAAAGAATGAGCAACCATAACGGCTCCAGAAGGAAAGCAAGTAGCCTTTTGAAGGCTACAGTGCTCTGTCAGGTTTGCCTAAtaaagggaaattaatttacaaactggttctccccctctgctcttTTTATTGGAAATGAATGCTTCTTTCCAAATAACATTACTCTTGGGATAGCAACTAACTACACCAAAAGAGACATGTACAATCAATCATAGTGTACCACATTCACTGAAAGGGGTTTagctccagtgccaccccaggcAGCAAGTGGGATTGgttcattttttcatttgggAAGGTGATTGTTACAAGGGGATTGTTATGGGATTATTTCATAGGGTTATGCTTACTTTGGAATGACTACAAGAAGTTCTTCTCCTGctactgcatttatttatacAGACATTTTACTAACTCAGTTGTGATTTAATTGTTAggttttttacattatttagtATCATTCcttaaaattaactttcctATAGCCATTGTTGTACAAGCTGGCTGTTTATGTGCATTGGATTGCTAACAATGCAGAATtaattctgtattatttttttgcttaaaacatttttctctgtgttgtgTGCTTGGTTTTTTGACTGGAAGCACTTTTGTTTTGCTCCAGGTTTTTAATAGTGGCCTCAAAGCCTAATTAATGTACTTTTAGTCTGCCTCTTGATATCAGAATCTAATTATACCTTCTTAGGAAAATATTGTAATTACTATTCAAATATAATTAAGAGAACAGATAATGAATGTCACCTAAAATAAAACAGGGTCCTGAAATTCTCACACTATAGTGCTGCTCCAGAAACAGATATAATGCTTTCATTATGTAATGTTTGTTTCTAACAGTGGGCAGAGTTACACAGGACTCGTGAACTTCATAACTGCAGCCTTTTATCCTGACTGTGAGTAAATGGGCAATACATCATGGAATATGTAAATTCAGACAAATAAAGAATAGCAGTTAAAAAGCTCAGCTACCACTAAGACATCCTTGAGTTTCTGCAGTTGTATGTCTTTGGGGGGAAATACGTTGCAGGTTATACATACTTTTGACTTTATAATTCAAAACAAATAGCTTCTACAAATCACATGGCTAGTGATTCAGGAGGGTGCAGAATAGCATTTTAATCTCTCCTACACCTTGAAGTACCCTGCCTCTCTAGCAGAGAGATGGAGTTTGGTTCCCTGACAACTGTAACCATGTCAAGGTTCATcacaaagggaaggagaggagctcTGGGAAGCCTTGATAAACACTGAGCTGATAGGCCTGAGTGCTTCTAGCTGTCCTTATAATTACACAGCAGATACTTTCTGAAGGCACAAAGCTTTAATAGCTGGTAATTTGTCAGCTTCATGTGCTAGCCTTCCAAGGAATTACCACCATCAGCTTTCCAATTTTTTATCCCATTCATAAGCTTCTATGCATTATACTCTATTTCTGAAAAGTCTTCAATAgcaagtgtatttttttttctcttcaataaAAATTACTGAGCGCATTGTACACCCAGGTTTCTACATGCACATATAGTTGTATCTTACCTTGTGTaccaaattctgctttctaCTGGATTTTAGATTTTAACCTTGGTAATTTAAATGAGCTAGCTAGTTCAGTACCACTTCCTTGTGTCACTGCAAGCAATGTGTTCCTGAAGACCTTGGAGGGCCACAGCTAGGTCCTAACCTGAACTAGAGGGGACTTTGACACCTTAGTGCCTCACTTCTGCTCCAAACAGTCCGTGCAGTGAGGCAGCCCCTCAGTAAATCAGCCTGATACTATGTTACACACTCTTTAAGTTGCAAAGAAGTATAAGCTAAAAACTTTCTATATCTTTGCAAGAATACTAGATAAAAACCTGAGATCTCAAGTATAAATCAGTACAAAGCTGCCACCTGAGGCCTTCCATGGCAGAACTCCTAACTTCATGTTCTCTATAAACTTGGATAGCTAGAAGATCTATTAGTATTACATATATGAAAAGATTagcatttttaatgtaaaatgcaGACACTTTTCTTAGGGATTAAAAAATATAGTAATGCTTATGGAAAGgatggaaagagagagagacagaccAGAGACCAGAATGGCTCTTAGGTGTATTCTGTGGCCCAACAAACAGCACCAGGTCTGAGTGTAACAAAGCCCCAATTACCTAATCTAGGGGAGGATAGCTGGCATCTCCTTGTACCCGATGATTTAATTTGGCCTGTCAGCCAGGGATAATTGGTTTCTGGTTGACTGAAAAAAGTGACAGTGACATCAGCTGCCTGCTACCCTCCATGACTGAAATTCTTGTTGTCTCGTACCAGGGCCTCAGCACTCAGAGTGCCCCAGCAGCTTTAGGGGTCTCTCACAGGGCAGTGCAATGGAAATGCAGCAATGTAAGACACAGAGAAACTTTTCCATGCTGTTTACTCTATACATTTTCACAATATACTTTTGAGAACCAAGAATATTTATGTACAGGAGTTTGGTTACGCTTGTTTAACTGGATAGTTTGATAATGTTGTTGCAGTTATGATTGTCTAAGGCAATAAATAAAGCAAGATTTATTGGGAGAGGCAATACCTTTTACTAACCAGCTGATATggctggaaaaataaagatgattttGGGCACATGAAGTCTTCTCAAGGTCATGCTTCCAGATCTGGGGCACTGTTTTTAGTTCCAGTAGTGACACTCCAGCTGAACTAGCAAAAGATATTTCACTTCTCCCCAGTTCTTGCTgtgtttaaaggaaaataactcTGATGCTAGTGGCATGTTATTGCAAAAGGTTTATTGTGCTCTGTTGAAAATATCAcccaaaacaacagaaaattaacATGTAAAGTCCTTGTTTCTTCTTTACACAGCTTCAGGCAGGGGTACAGCTTCAATTTACAGAAATTTTGTAGCACTGCTTAAGACTTACATCAGTAGAGGGCAGACAGCTATTTCCTCCAGTGCTATTTTCTCTGGTTCAGCTTTCCTCTCACCCTCCTTTCCCCTGAGCTGCCAGGCACTAGTGGATTGggtggagcaggcagggatggcaggagaaCATGGGCAATCTCCCTCTAGCCAGGATTTCTTCAGTTGCCATATTTTTCAAAGTGGGAAGGCAATGCAGTGCACCTGTGAATCTACCTGTAGAGCTGGCCTAGTACTGAGTTCAGAATTAAAAGGCTTAGCATTTCTGCTTTACTGTGACAGCAGGGAGTGTCTTGTTCCTGGCCCCTGCTGATTTcacctcagggctgctctgggttaGCATTCCATGAGGAAATCTGTTCTGTGGAGTCTCTAGCCATATAGCTCTGTGCAATTTCCACACTGTATGAATCCCCTGGAAAAAGATGGCAGATCATTGTTATTCAACTCATGTCTGCCTACAGAACACTCCAGAGAACAAAATGCAAGCAGAGGTGGTGTCCACCCTTCCCTGCACTAGACTTCCCGGACAGAATGAGGCAGGCTGATACAGTCAGAGTGGATCTGACCTCCTTCTCTCCACGTTTCACTTGCTGCACTTTAGAGAGGAGACAAGGGGAGAAGGCTGATCAACATGATTCACATGTCAAGCATCCCTAATAGTACAACCAGCCTCCAGCTGATTAGTGCCCCAGAGAGTGCTGAATCGAGAGACCAGGGTGGTCTTTTCATGGCCTGTGTGAAAGAATTTCTTGGCAGTGGTTCCAGCAATGGACTTTATTCAGCACTGTTGGCTAGAAAACTTGTTGGAGTCTCTAGGCAATCTTATAACCCTTTCACTTCACAGcctaatttaaaacatttgtgtGTATGTGGTGATTGgcaataaaatacagaaaaatctcaGACTAGAGGAAGTATAGGATTTGTGGGTTCTTCCCTAGGTCCCACCCATCACTGACACATCTGGGATACAAAAAGGAAGAATGACAGCACGGGTCATGTTTCAGCAGTGTCATGCACCATGAACTCATGGCAAATTAGCAATAAAATTCCTAGAGAGAGAGACATTTACCTTAGCAAAAATGTTGTGGCCAAAGTAAAGGCAGCTGTTTGAAGGAGGATGTCAATGTATGTGCTACTAGATTTATAACTGGGTGCTTACAGTGATCAGTTCTTAAGTAATATATTGGCAATAAACTGAAATAACCAGGTATTAAAACTTGCATGCTATTTTTATGtaagtttgtttctgtttagtTGGCAGCTAACTGCTTAAGAGTTGATTCCCTATCTGCTTATTATTTAAACAGTATTTGATTCAAGTATCTGTCATTTCTAGTTCCACTGTATCTCAGAAGGGAAGATTTTGAGCTGGAGAACAAGTACTTTAAGATTAAACCACCTCCTTCAAAACAAACCTTCTTGCACAAAGCTACTTCTTAATTTCCAACAATTCAAAACTATTGATTTGATAAATATactgttttcctggaaaaatcaaagcagctgCATTTGCAAATTCTGTACAGTAGGTGAGCAAGTGCTTATTTGTTAATTGATGCTGTCTTTAATTAAAGTAAAAGTCAGCTTTTTAACCTATGTGGGATACTCTATTTACTGGTAAGAAAATGTAGCATGAATAAGCATTGGAACAAAAGGGATTAATATAGTTAAATTTTGTCTGTACCACTTGTACTTTGTACCAACTGCAGAAGACTTGATGCTGAAAGAATCATAATGACCTGAGATTTCCAGGACATTTTGTTTCCAGAGCATAATTATTGCAGCAGTGCCGGGCATGGTAATGGATCACTTAGCACTGtactatttttctttgaagtaaaTCCTTCATGTATCATAAAATAGCAAGAGAAGTGTTACCTAGGCTCGTGCTAAGCCAAAATGCCCGCTGAACTTGTACAGTTTGGCAATAAGCTGTAGATGCTTTGTAGACTGCCAAGAAACCACATTGTACTCAAGACAGAGtaaatcacagcagcagcaaataaagaaaaaaacaggtagTTATCTagggaataaaacccaaacccttccccaaGCCCCCCAACAACACAGCAGAAACTATCCCTGTCCCAGGGAGCACTTCCCTAGCTTGGTTATGCTTGCTGGCAAAACAGTTCTCATCAAGGCTgcattttccttatttatttcaCTCATGAAAACTGATGAAGCACTTTGTTTTATACTTTCCAAATGAGGGATTTGCTATGGAAACAGTAAGACCCAAGAAGCCAATTACCCACTAATGATGTTTTTATGTGCTCGCTATTCAGATTAGAGTGAAATGTAAGGCTCAGCTTAAAATCTGAAGTGCCTTGCTGTagaactttctttttcccagcaaaatcaaaacagaGAAACTTACCAAACAGAAACTAATTTTTACAGTTTAGGTACAGTTTAACTATTCCGCAGAAATAAAAGGTGGGCATGCACAAGGAACATCCTAAAAGAGCAGATGGCTGAGAGGTAAGTAGATTTTTGTCTTCAGTGCAAGAAAACCAATCTTGATTGCTCTCGTTTTATTGACACCATTGCTTCACTATAGAATAACTGAATAAAAGAACTGGTCCTACTTAGAATATTCTTGGAAACAGTTTGCTATTGAATTAATTTGATTGTAATGTactattaaaaatgaaaacaaacaaacaacaacaataaaccCAAAATCGAAGTTAAATATGTGTAGACTTCAAGGaaactgcagggctgtgagTACAGGCAGTACAGCAACACTCAGGAGGTAACGAATGCTTTAAGaacattcagtatttttattgtatttttatttttaaatgcaagacCTTCGAGTCACACTTTGTTCAGTATCCATTTACAGGTCACAAATACAGAATGCGTGTCGTGGAATACAGTTTAATCCTCCATTAATCCTTCTTTAAGGCTGTCAGGAAAACCAGCTCATTGTTCGGTGTCACATTGTCACTGGCAATTGTTTATcttgggagagaggagagatggAGCTGGAAGGAACAGGAGGCAGTGCCTTCCGTACGCTGAGCAGCGGCACCCCGAGCGCGTCCCCCGAGCCGCGGGGCACCTCCGCGCCTGCTCCTTCTGCCGCCCGGGAAGCACGGAAAGTGGGAATTTCACGTCAAGCGCTTCAAAATACTCAAGcaggaaacaaattaaaactcGTATTATTGAACAGAACTACGGGAAGCAGGAAACTGGGGAATTTCACAAGCCCCTACGCGCACTGCTTCCCAGCAGGAGTCAGCCCCAGTGGGGTGTCATGGCGCAGAGCCGGTGGCAGCTCGGCCACCGCGAGTCGCCGGCGCTGTTCGAGCGAGCTCTCCTGGCTCTTGCTCGCTACTTTTACCCTCGGGGCCGCGTTCCGCTGCCGGGCCCTGTCGGGGCGCGGCCGCCTCCCGGCCCCGGTCCCGCCCGCGCagccgccgcgccccgccccgccccgctcggAAGCGCCGCCGTGACCCCGCTGACGCGGGCGGCGGGCCCGGaagcggcgggcgcggggccggaCCGGGGGCAGCGGCGTTGGGCGGCCGAGCGGCCCCGGGAGCGCCCGGCGCCGCGCAGGTGCGACGGACGGGGCCGCGCCGGGCAGCGCGGGGGAACGGCACGGCACGGGGCGGGGCGGGACAGGGGGAGGGCGCGGCCATTTTAAGCGCCGCGGGACGGCGGCGTCCTCGGTGCCCCTGCGCTCGGTGCCGCTGATCCCGCTcgggccagccctgccctccgCGGGGGACAAGAGCAGCGGGCCGGGTCCCCgggccgggggcagcgcggccgctCGGCGGGGACAGGCGCGGCAGGGCCGAGCCAGGCGGCCCCGGCAGGCGCTGGGGGGTCCGGCCCggcctggggagcagctggggtggCTTTGCCCGGTTGGGGTAAAACGGGAAGAGAACAAGCTTCGGTGtagtaataataacaacagtGCACGCCCATCCCAGAGTGGGGCACAGGCTAAATGCGGCCGGGAGGCGAGCGAAGCCAGCCCGGCCGCCGCCTTAGAGCTAATAATAGGCAGTGTCTGTCTGCTCACTGGCTCGCAGCAGGTTATGCCGCGGTCTGCAACGCAAAGGGATTTTAGCGATTTAATAAAAGCCTCAGTTACGCAGATGCATAAAACTAACAGTGAAATATAGAAAGCGTTATTAAAAACTGAAGTAATGTTTAAGTgctaagaataatttttatcttaattatttttggCAGAGTATGAAATTACTGTTGCATATTTTCTTAAGGTCCAGAGCAGAGCCAAGTCTTCAGGGGAACTCTTTGGTAATCACCTATGAAGCTCCTGATCCTGAAGTTGCACTTTTGCAATGAAGAAAAGGAGACGGCTCGCTGCAAGTCTAAATGAAAAGGTTCATCTTGGCCATGAGAAAGATACTTCAGAACAGATTCTTGTAGTGGACTGTGCACAAGAAATTGTCTCCAAGTCTACAGAAATAGCTCCTGCAGATCAGCTGGAATCTTCCCAAGAACTTTCACCATCACCAGAACAAAGAAAGCTCCTAAGCTCATTGCAATATAACAAAAATCTACTTAAATACTTAAATGATGATAGACAGAAACATCCATCGTTTTGTGATTTACTCATAATTgtagaaggaaaagaatttaGTGCTCACAAAGTTGTTGTGGCTGTTGGGAGTAGTTATTTTCATGCCTGCTTGAGCAAAAATCCAAGCACCGATGTTGTCACATTAGATCACGTAACTCATTCTGTCTTTCAACATTTGCTTGAGTTTCTTTACACTTCCGAGTTTTTTgtgtataaaaatgaaattccaTTAGTGCTGGAAGCAGCAAAATTTCTAGATATCATAGATGCAGTGAAGTTACTAAATAACGAAAGTGTTTCCAGTGTACAGACTGATGTGGTAACTGATGCACCTACACCAGTAGAAACACTCAGTGAACTGACAGGTAAACTATTAAATAGTCATCAGTGCACCTTTTGTGGTCGAAGTTTCTGTTACAAGAAGTCCTTAGAAAATCATTTGGCTAAAGCCCACCGCCCCCTTTCCCTGGAACAAAAGCATGGGTTAAAAATGGTTGAGAAGGCCAGCTATTCCACTAGACGCTCCACGAGAAGCCGTAAATGTCCAGCGAAGTTCGGTATCAGTGACAATGAAAGTGGTGATGCCTCTGACAGCAACTTGGAAAAAGTCAGTTCTGACAAGGAGACATCTGAGAGAAGTGAATTTGAAGACAGTGAAAGTGAGTGCAATGTGGATGAAGATgggcaggaagaggaaatgTCAGGTGAAGATTCGGAATCTGAAGAACAAAGTGAAAAGGAACAGAATGATGCTGAAGAGGGTTCTGAGGCAGTTGACTCAATGGGGAATATTCCTGAAGGCTTAACTCCAGTCATCATTCAAAGCAGTAGCAAAAAACTACTGCAGTGTCCCAAGTGTGACAAAAAGTTTGATCGAATAGGTAAGAGTGGGTTAGGTTTATCTCCTTCATGGTGGTGCTGTTTGTATGGGAAATAAACCAAGTTTTTTCTTTGTCCTGGAGGGTGAATATGAGAATTTCTGGATCATCTCACTGATCCAgtgtgctgcttttttcttgAAGTGTTTTAAGTTGTTATGTCTGTGGTGCTAAATAGTTTCAATAAATTACCTGAGCAcgttattttaaaaatctgcaaatactatatttatttctcttccacTGCTCTGGATTCTGTGTGTAAAAGCACAGCTACTATGCAGAAATAATTGGCCTGTGAGTATTTAGGGTTGGAATAGTACATTTTGGTTCTGCACGTATTTGCAGCCCTTTTCTCTTTGCACTTTCATAACTTAGAATTCTAGTTCTGTGCTCAAATAAATCCATGACAAGCATGCATTAAAAGAAGTGATACATAAAGTATTTCTTTATAAGCTTGTATTCCAATGGACAATTGACTTACATGTTAAATTTATGAGCTCATAAATTTACAATACTATACAGCAGCATGCATGTATGttctacagagaaaaaaagtaaaagctaGTACAAAGCAGAGAGACTGCTATTGACTCGAGGTAGATTTATCCACAGGACAGAATTTTGTCCTCAGAAAAAACATTGGCAAACAGAAGAGGGAATACAAGCCGTGTGAAAGAAATGAGAGAGTAGCATTTTTGTTTCTGGTAGTATGTTGAGTCCCAAATACAGATAATGTGCAAGGGTTCGTATCTTTTGTTCAGTGTTCTGCTACTTGAAAGTACCTTACGATTACCGGTTTGTTTTGAGGCTGTTCCCCATTCTGCAAAGGTACTCATGATCAGTGTAGTGAAATAATAGGGCTGTAATTTGCAGTATTTAAGGTCAGACTGTGCTGTAGGGTTGAACAGGAGTGACTTGTAACCCTTGCACAAACTTACAGGAAGATGGAAGTGTGTGGAAAGACCTGGGATTAAACACATAAGTGAGCACTGGGCAGTTTTCAGTGGTGTAAGCCAGTAGGAATCTTTGGATGGATGTGGAGGGTACTTAGAGCTCGACTATATCTGAGAGAGATTATagaacaaaccccaaacatgCCTATTGCAGGTGATCCCTGTTGCAGTTCATGCTAACAGATTTGACTTCGTTGTCCAGGCAAATACGAGAGCCACACTCGTGTCCACACGGGTGAGAAGCCTTTTGAATGTGATATTTGTCACCAGCGCTACTCAACCAAGTCCAACCTGACAGTGCACAGAAAGAAACACTCCAGTGACACTGACTTCCATAAGAAGGAGCACAAATGTCCCTACTGCAATAAGCTGCATGCAAGCAAGAAGACTTTAGCAAAGCATGTGAAGAGGCAAGTATGGCATAGTGTGAATGGCATTTCTGAAgaagcattttttcattttaaaagtgaagCTAAGCAGATAAGCATATATATAAACACAGCATATTCTAGCTATACTATATATATACTAGCATACTACATACTCTAgcattatatttataattatttcttcaaataacTGCCTTTTCAAAGGGCATGGGGATTAGCAGTATCACCTAACCTGCTGTAAGAAATAGCAGTAGTGCTTCTATGGGGGTTCTGCCAAAAGTTTTTATTATAAGTTTTAGAATCTTTGAGATAAGCTAGCACAGTCAGAACACCTTCATGCTTTTAATTTGAAGGTAGAGTAAAATACCttatttagttttaaatatGAGTTCTTTACTGTTGATGATAATAGATGTCTAAACCATTTATTTGCAGATTCTTTTAGATAAATAATTTATGGCAGGTCTAATTAGAaggttttattatttacttactgccttttttcttttttctttgtaaatatcTATAAGTTGAAACTTGGCCTTTTGTCTTATCAAATGTTGTATGAGGTTCTACAGGAATCCATAGTCATCACTGCTTTCCAGTTACTTGTGTCATTAGAATTGTTTCAGCATCAGTATTCTGTTCTGCCAGTGTGGTGATCAACTGCCTTGACATATAAAGCTTAGAAATAGAAGTTTAGTATTTGGATTATCTTCATCTTGGAAAGTTATGACTACTTTCAGCTTCTTTCTCCTAGGTTTCATCCAGAGAATGTACAAGAATTTCTTTCTATCAAGAAGACAAAGAGTGAAGGTTGGAAATGTGATGTAAGTAATATTTCActactttttgttttcccataCAGAGTTTATCTTCTGTGAACCTTAGTGAAAATCTGGTATGTGTTTCTGTGAAATCTCAGAAAGCTTTCTAAGGGATAGTTTTCCTCTAAGCGATACATTTCTTCTATCTGCTGGATTAAGGACTTAACTTTGTCTATATGTACAGCCTCTGGTCAGATAAATAATCCCAATTTGAATTCTAAAATAGAGGCAGTAGTTTTTCAAAAACATCAGTTTACAGATTATTAGACTTGAGTGTTATGAAAGCTTTAAAACCAGTATTTGCTCTCCTGTTAATTGCACATAACAAACTCTGACCATAAAGTATACTGGTACAGGAAGGATCTCTCAATTGTGaggaaaatatatatgaaaCACTTTCTCATTTAGCTGCATGTGCATGTCAACAGAGTTGTAAATTTGTGCTAAATTTATCTCTAAttgtaaaatcacagaatcctttaCTTGATTTTCTTGTGAGAGGTATATGTGTGAGGTATATCTGCT encodes the following:
- the ZBTB41 gene encoding zinc finger and BTB domain-containing protein 41, whose amino-acid sequence is MKKRRRLAASLNEKVHLGHEKDTSEQILVVDCAQEIVSKSTEIAPADQLESSQELSPSPEQRKLLSSLQYNKNLLKYLNDDRQKHPSFCDLLIIVEGKEFSAHKVVVAVGSSYFHACLSKNPSTDVVTLDHVTHSVFQHLLEFLYTSEFFVYKNEIPLVLEAAKFLDIIDAVKLLNNESVSSVQTDVVTDAPTPVETLSELTGKLLNSHQCTFCGRSFCYKKSLENHLAKAHRPLSLEQKHGLKMVEKASYSTRRSTRSRKCPAKFGISDNESGDASDSNLEKVSSDKETSERSEFEDSESECNVDEDGQEEEMSGEDSESEEQSEKEQNDAEEGSEAVDSMGNIPEGLTPVIIQSSSKKLLQCPKCDKKFDRIGKYESHTRVHTGEKPFECDICHQRYSTKSNLTVHRKKHSSDTDFHKKEHKCPYCNKLHASKKTLAKHVKRFHPENVQEFLSIKKTKSEGWKCDICKKSFTRRPHLEEHMILHSQDKPFKCTYCEEHFKSRFARLKHQEKFHLGPFPCDICGRQFNDTGNLKRHIECTHGGKRKWTCFICGKSVRERTTLKEHLRIHSGEKPHLCSICGQSFRHGSSYRLHLRVHHDDKRYECEECGKTFIRHDHLTKHKKIHSGEKAHQCEECGKCFGRRDHLTVHYKSVHLGEKVWQKYKATFHQCEVCKKVFKGKSSLEMHFRTHSGEKPYKCQICNQSFRIKKTLTKHMVIHSDARPFNCQHCNATFKRKDKLKYHIDHVHGSKAAEEALASSEEKLVSLPVQYTSDDKIYQTEAKQYVEQSKAYQSEAKTLLQNVSPEVCVPVTLVPVPMPDPQAELVQHSAQSHGILPPQPEQPDYQRATELSFLEKYTLTPQPANIVHPVRPEQMLDPRDQSYLGTLLGLDTTPTVQNISNNEHS